In Brassica napus cultivar Da-Ae chromosome C2, Da-Ae, whole genome shotgun sequence, the sequence ACGTACTTCGGTACTACCAAATATGAACAGAATCTAGAAACTAACATGAGCAGACGTTGCAATGAAATGGATGGATGTACGAAGGTGTCAACATCAGTACGTACTTGTGCGATGACGACTTATAGCACAAAATTAGATACTGATCATATAACTTTACAGTTAGGCCACTCTCCATCTTTGTGCATTTCCAAGTGGGAGAGTATAATACATATTAGCagaatacatatattatatattaattcaacacttaattatatattaattcaacacttaaaatgattaaaaaatgtttgaaaaGTTAAATAGTAATACATATAACATATGATAGTACCCCTATGATCTCTATATATGTAACACCATAAACTGCATTGCTCAGCAAACAAAACCCAAACATTTCTTGACCAAATCATTAATTTGATCGAGTCGTTGGGATTAGTAACATGGCGTCAAAGGTTGAAGCAGGGAAGCTAGAGTGGAGGATAAGTGTTGACAATGGGACAACCGAGAGATTGGTTCCAGCATATGGACCTAGTAAAAGGATCTTTCTTTGGCTAAAGGGTTTTGTAATGAAGGTTATCCTGGAGCAAATCGCAAAGTCTATGAGGAACATTTGGAGGATTGGGGCAGATGATCCAGCAAAAGCTGTTCACTGTTTGAAAGTAGGACTTGCACTTTCATTGGTCTCAATCTTCTATTACATGAGACCTTTGTATGATGGAGTTGGAGGAAATGCTATGTGGGCTATCATGACTGTTGTAGTCGTCTTTGAGTCCACTGTTGGTTAGTAAACTAAACTCAAAATCAAACGTTTTCAACTTTCTTTTGGTGAGTGAAATTATATTGacctatatgtatatgtatctCCTTCATGCACAACAGGAGCAACATTCTCCAAATGTGTGAACAGAGTGGTGGCAACTATATTAGCTGGAACACTAGGCATTGCTGTTCATTGGGTTGCAACTCAATCAGGAAAAGCTGAGATTTTTGTGACTGCATGCTCTGTTTTCCTATTTGGTAAGTaatgatcgaaaccctaaaagagATTAGTGTGTTATACCCTTGTAAAATAATCtttattaaattcattttttattggtttgatTCTTGCAGCCTTCACAGCTACTTACTCGCGGTTTGTTCCATCATTCAAATCCAGATTCGACTATGGAGCGATGATCTTTATCCTCACATTTAGCTTAGTCTCAGTAGGAGGTTACCGAGTAGATAAGCTGTTTGATATGGCTCAGCAAAGAGCATCAACTATTGCAATTGGAACATCTATCTGCATTGTCATTACTGTCTTCTTATGTCCCATATGGGCAGGATCTCAGCTTAACCGCCTTGTTCAATGTAATTTTGTCAAACTTGCCGACTCATTAGACGGTAagcgaagaaaaaaaaagaaagttgttACACAAGAAACCGCATTAGCTATCTGAGCTAATTATCATAGAAACTGCAGGCTGTGTAGCAGAGTACTTCAAGAAGAAAGACGTCTCAACGAATgagaatgaagatgaagaaactAACAAGAAGTTGCAAGGATTCAAATGTGTACTTAACTCTAAGGGAACAGAAGAAGCCATGGTAACTTgacacatatatttttttttactttttaacacATTTTATCTTTGGGGATGATGTAAAATTAATTAGCTTTTTGATTTGTAGCCTCTAATTTCgctcttatatttttaatctctcAGGCGAATCTAGCTAGGTGGGAACCTGCACATGGAAGCTTTAAC encodes:
- the LOC106422245 gene encoding aluminum-activated malate transporter 10-like, with amino-acid sequence MASKVEAGKLEWRISVDNGTTERLVPAYGPSKRIFLWLKGFVMKVILEQIAKSMRNIWRIGADDPAKAVHCLKVGLALSLVSIFYYMRPLYDGVGGNAMWAIMTVVVVFESTVGATFSKCVNRVVATILAGTLGIAVHWVATQSGKAEIFVTACSVFLFAFTATYSRFVPSFKSRFDYGAMIFILTFSLVSVGGYRVDKLFDMAQQRASTIAIGTSICIVITVFLCPIWAGSQLNRLVQCNFVKLADSLDGCVAEYFKKKDVSTNENEDEETNKKLQGFKCVLNSKGTEEAMANLARWEPAHGSFNFRHPWQQYVKIGAAMRRCAYCLENLSICMNYETEAPDQVKNHFGEACMSLSSASSKILRELADMIKNTRKSSKMDYLVFDMNSAVQELQETLKIVPIEINRPEDDVKSEKDKEGDRTMAMSLHEILPVATLVSLLIENAARIQTTVEAVDELANLADFKQDSKKKTGGNNA